CTTCTCACGACGCGCTATCGCTCGTAATCCCTTCGGCCAAACCTGACGCCGCATAGGCCTTCTACGCATCTTCCTGCTCCAAATACCTCTCTTAGAAGACAGTTTGAACGCCTATGAACCCACTTTTTCGCTCAAATAACCTCAACATGGATGAATATTCGCAATTCACAATGCGAGAACCGTACACGGTGCGGAGCATAGAAGTTTTGCCGTGTCGAAGCACGAAATTCGCGCCATACCGTAAGGTTGCGGGAGTCGCTCATGCGAGCCGCATGGCCAACCTGACCCTACATCGGGAAGTAGCAATACCGAAGCACATCACGCCGTCCGATCTGGCGGTCGAACCACCGGCGCTGTGAGATGAGCAGCGGGAAAGAGTCGGGCTCTGAGGCGAACCTCCGCCTCAGTTCAACATGCCCTTCATATCCTTGAGCATCAGGAACAGATGGTAAGGATCAGTCGGGCTGGGTTCGAATTCCCACGATTCGTACCACTGCCGCGCTGTTTCGTCCTTGGCATGGACTAACAGGCACCGAATGCTGGCGATGTCGGCAGCCTGTGCAGTACGCAGAAGCGCATCCTTGAGCAAAGCCTGGCCCAGACCTTTACGCTGATGCTCCTTATCCACGGCGAGGCGGGCCAGGATCATGACCGGCACAGGGTGGCGCGCCAACCCCTTCATCACTCTCGACGGCGCAGCGATCGGATCGACGCTACCAACAGCCAGGCTGTAGAAGCCGACTACCACGTCACCCTGGCAGCAGACATAGGTCTGCGCGCTGTTGGCATTCTGGTTGACGAGCGCATAGCGCTGCAGGAACTGGTTCAGCGCGGCCTGGCCGCAGTCGAACGCATCGACCCGATCCGTTGCAGCGAGCTTGCGAACGGGTAAGTAGTCATTGCTCAACCCAGCACCCCAGGTTCACGCAGCAACTTCTTCAGACGCGGCTTGCTTTGCACCGGGCGGTCCAGCGCTTCCTGGAAGGCCTGCCACTGCGCATCACTCGGCACGAACTGGCGACGATCCGCCAGAGTCTGCGCGGCCGCCGTCACGCCCGCGTCTAGCAGGAACTCGCTGACGTTCTTGTGGCAGGCACGCGCGGCTTCCTGCAGCAGTTGCTTGACCGGCGCGCTGGCACGAACGTCAATGCGTTCGGTCTTGGAAAGATTCGGGGTGCTCATCAGTCTGCGCCTCTCCGGACTGGGGTTGGATGCTCTTATAATAATCGTCCGGACATTGTCCTGACAAGCCGTTTCTTGTCTTGCCACCATCCAAGCAGGGACTTCCGCGTTGCAATGTGTCGGTAGTGCTCAATAACTACCGACAAAACGCAACCGCAGCGCTTCCTCCGTTCTCAGATGCTGCAATCCAATTGCTTGATTCGTCCTCGCATGAAGCTTACCCGGTGCGCGACAAGCCTACCGTTCAGGACGTGGAATGATTGCAGAGACAGGTCTATCTTGATTGGCACATCCAGAGACTGTCCGTCGCCGCTAAAGAAACTCCGATAGCTTGCCCATCAACTCGTCCTGACGCTCGCTCCATGCCACTCCGTGCTTCCGATCTGAATAGCGCCTCACCACTTCGCCATCCATCTCGTGATAAGACTCGAACGGCGGCGGAAGCCGCATCGAAACATTCACTCCATATCCAGGATGCAGACCCGCCACAAACAACTTCGCCCCACTCGCCGATACATCCAGAAGCGCCGCAGTCGTATATTCGGACGCTTCCACTCTATCCACCATGATCCCGCAGGGCATCCGACAAACCAATCTCGGGTCTCGCCGAATCGGCGTCTCTTGCACTGATGCAGGATACCCAATGAGCACAACGTACTCACCGGATACTTCCGATACGCTCATCACCTGAGATTCAAAACCCAGCGCAACACCCTCCGGCTCGTGGAAGCATCTGATAACCAGAACATCTCCAGTTACCAGCAGCAGACAACTCTGCGGCGCTTGAGCAGACAGCACCAATACGAGGTAGCGCCTTGCCCTGACCCCGAGTATCCTGGCTCGCGCACGCCAGCCGCAGCGCACCGACTGGACGTTCGACATCCAGCCGGCCTGCTCTAGCTCGGCTGCGGATCGCTCCAAATACCCGCCCATCGCATCAGCCGCCAAACACCCCGTAGTTCGTCACCACCTCGCCTCCAGACACCTGATACACCGTCAAACCACCAAGATGTTCGTTGGTCTTGAGAACCGCTACGCGACCCGTACCCATATCCTCGACCACCGCCTGATCGCCCACCACAGCCAACAAGCGATAGCCCGACAGGACCGGGTGTTTCGATACGTGCCCCGCAAGATTCGATGACAGCTTCCCTACTTCCGCCTGTGTAGCACCCAGCTTCAACTCCAGCGACGACAACGATTCATCCATCCGCTTCAACAGCTTCTTCGTGTCGACGCCAGGATTCTGCCTCATCGCCGCCAGCTCGCCTTCTATCTCCGTCAACTGCGCCGTGATCGCCGGCGACGACGCCTGTTGCACAGCAGGCATAGATGACGGCCCGGTCGCATCTTCACCCAGATTCGCAGCGTTCGACGTAAACGCAGCAGACACAGGCGAAAACGCAGCACCCGATGACGCCTTCCGCGACGAAGCGGACACTGACGGCCGCTCTACCACGGACGATTTCTTCGCAGTACCCGCGGAAGCAGAGGGCACACCAGACTTCGTCGACACTGCAACAGGCGCCGGGGACAACTTATGAACATAACCACTGCTCGATGCCGGCGCTGGTGCCGCCACCGGCGCCGATGCCTCCGGCTCTACGACACTACCCGACATCTGGTGATATTCATGCAAACCCGCCGCCAGCAGCACCGCTCCACCCACCAATGCCGGCACCATCAGCTTCTTCTTCAAACCGGGACCAGATCGGCTACGCCTTGGCGAGTCATCCTCCAGCGACGGCATCTCGGCACGATCTTCGCGGCCCACGCTACCCGCGTCATGCATGCCCATCACATCCACAAGTTCGCCATCTTCAATCTCCGGCTCGCGGCGCATTCTTTCCGTCGCATTCTCAGATGACGATTGTTTCCCCGGCACCTCATCACCCAGGCTCGACAGATAGCCGTCTTCGTCCGCGTCTAGGTCCCATCCGCTTGGCTGATCAACCACGGCCCACCTCCTTCATCTGCGTGACGCCACCAAACACCGGCCCGGTCTCCCGTACCCGACAGTTACCCGTCAATGCACTAACCTGACCGTACAACTCCTTCGCACTCCACTCCGCTCGCTGCGCTATCCTTATCGCTTCGCCCATGATCTCGCTTCGACGACGCTCGCATTCCAGCAATCTCACGACCACCGTATCCACATCCCGCGCGGCATCCTTGACCCCGAATACGCTCGCGCCTTCCCGCATCGACAGGCTTTGCTTGTACAGATGCTTCAAAGACGACCGACGCGCTTCCAGCGACCCCAAGGCCCCACGCAACGATTTCAGCTTCTCAAGATCCTGAGATATCGCCTGTCCTCGACTCTTCGCCAGCGCCCGCAGCACTTCCACCTGCTCACGACCCGATGCCAGACAGGCCGCGTCCGCCGCTTCAAGCCAACTCTCCACACCCCGTTTCGCCGATTGCACCAGGTCATCCATCACCGATGACAGCTTGTTGCTCACTGCATCCTTCTCGGCCTGCTCCTGCAGTTCGGCTTCATCCACTTCCGGTCCACGTTCCGCCAGTTCACTCATGTCACATTCTCCTTGCGGCCGTGCCGCATCGTTCGCATCACCGCTTAAAACTTGAGATCATTCATCCAGTCCAAGCCGGCCGATAGCTCCGGCTCCGCCGAACTTTCATCTGCCTTGGCTTCGCCACTCATCGCGCGCCCTCGCCCTCCTGCCGCCAACTCGGCACCACGTTCCAGTACCCGTTTGCCCGCCAGCGCCAAAAACGCTACCTCACGCGACCGAACACCCGGCTCCAGACCCGACAAATACTCCGCAAGCTCACCGGATACCGTCACGCGAAACCGCAATGGGCCGGCCCCGGCCCCATAGCCGCCGCTACTACGCCGCATGCGCGCCATACCACCAATACCCACGCGCATTCGCCATCACAGGCTCAGGCACTTCCTGCACCAGCCCTTCCCCGAATACCTCCATCAGCCGCGCCCGGTAATACTTCGAACCGCCACCCGTCAGCAGCACCGTGTCCACGTCGCTTTCAATTCGCAGCGTTCGTCGTATCTCAAGCAGCGCCTCATCCACCACCCGGCTTGTAATGCCCGCTATCGCGTCGCCGCACTCAACCTGCTTGCCTTTCACCATGATTTCCGTCAGCCCCGAATCCAGCGCCTCGCGTATCCGGCCCTCGTCGATTCGCGCCCGCGCATCCTGCCAAAGATGTTGCTGCACGCCTTCAATGATCCTCGACACGGCACCACGCCTGTCCGATCCAGAACCATCCGGTTGCAACTTGCCCTTGACGAACAGCGTCCAGTCCACCGTGTAGCGGCCCGGGTCTACGACCAGCACCCGCTGCTTCATCAATCCACCGGATTTGCGCACATTCGCGTCCACATAGGCCCCCAGCGGCTGCGGCACCACCAACACCTCAGCTAGCTGCGTGCCGCTCAGTCGAGCCGCCTCCGCAGCCGACGATTTCGTGAGTTCATGGTTCTGCGGAATGCTCCACTCGTCTACGGGAAGCCCCAATACCAGCCTATCCACGCGACCCCTGTGCCTTAGCGCATAACCCAACTGGGCCAGCCAGGGCGCGCTGCCGACATAGCCTGCGTGCATCTCTTCCGCACCCCTCGCGCCAGAATCAAGCGATACCCCGACCGCCCACATCCGCCCGCCTACATCGATGCGTCGCTCGGATTTGTCATCACCGCCGTATAGGCTTATGCCCAACGATTCGACGGGCACGGTACACGCAGGCCACATACGCATTTCCGGCGCCCCGCCGCGATGACCCGACGCCTCCTTGTAATTCCCAAGCCCAAGATCACAACCCATCACGTACATACCAAACTCTCCCATCGAACGATTCGGATAGTCTCAATCCCGCGTTCCGCGCCTACGCAACCAAATAACCTCGTTTCGGCTTGCTTTTCACCGATCCCGTTGCACAATCAATCCTCACAAACTTCAATCACAGGACTCCGACATGAACTTCATCGAACGCTTCATCAATTTCTTCCTCCCCATCCGGGACAACGAAATCAACAGGCTCGCTCTCTGGAAACACCCCTACCGCTATGCCTTCCGTAGCGGCGTGCTGGTCGCACTGTTCGCCTATCTCCACGTTTACGTCCTGACTGGATTCATCTCGTCCGTCGCCTTCGCGCTCGCCGTACTGTTCGAGCCTCCGTTCATGGCGGGCGTATTCGCCATACTCGGCAACCTCGCACGCGTTACCCCTTATCGTTAATCCGCTCACGCGCCGATGCGCGAAAACCCGCCAGCATGTCCGCCTCGTCTCCCGTCAAGGCCTGCGCCGACAATATCCGCTCAATTCGGCGCAGCGCCTTGACCGATTCCTTCAACACGTCCAACTGATCCCTCACCTGCTTCACCTCGTCCCGTTCCCAGTCCTGCGCGTGAAATATCACCCGGCGCTTCGTCAGATGGACCCGGCGATAACGACGCCCACCCATCGACGCCCGCCGCTCCTTCGCATGCCACGACCGGTAGTACCACTCCACCGCAAGACCAGACTCAATACGCACCCTCACTTCAAGATCGCTCCATAGCCCGTCCTGGCGCCTCACCCTGCGACGTTCATTGAACTCATCGCATAGCCGCTGCGCCCTCGCCTGCATCGCCTCAACACTCAGCGATAGATGCGCGCCAATCGATTCATCCACCTGTGTCATCGTGACTTCCTTTTATGAACCCAAACCCCAATGGTGGTTAAATGCTTTTTCGTCCCTATCTAGTATTAGGGGAAAAATGGCGTGTTTCCCGCG
This genomic stretch from Acidihalobacter prosperus harbors:
- a CDS encoding GNAT family N-acetyltransferase; protein product: MSNDYLPVRKLAATDRVDAFDCGQAALNQFLQRYALVNQNANSAQTYVCCQGDVVVGFYSLAVGSVDPIAAPSRVMKGLARHPVPVMILARLAVDKEHQRKGLGQALLKDALLRTAQAADIASIRCLLVHAKDETARQWYESWEFEPSPTDPYHLFLMLKDMKGMLN
- a CDS encoding type II toxin-antitoxin system TacA family antitoxin, whose protein sequence is MSTPNLSKTERIDVRASAPVKQLLQEAARACHKNVSEFLLDAGVTAAAQTLADRRQFVPSDAQWQAFQEALDRPVQSKPRLKKLLREPGVLG
- a CDS encoding PilZ domain-containing protein, with the protein product MSNVQSVRCGWRARARILGVRARRYLVLVLSAQAPQSCLLLVTGDVLVIRCFHEPEGVALGFESQVMSVSEVSGEYVVLIGYPASVQETPIRRDPRLVCRMPCGIMVDRVEASEYTTAALLDVSASGAKLFVAGLHPGYGVNVSMRLPPPFESYHEMDGEVVRRYSDRKHGVAWSERQDELMGKLSEFL
- a CDS encoding ParM/StbA family protein, encoding MYVMGCDLGLGNYKEASGHRGGAPEMRMWPACTVPVESLGISLYGGDDKSERRIDVGGRMWAVGVSLDSGARGAEEMHAGYVGSAPWLAQLGYALRHRGRVDRLVLGLPVDEWSIPQNHELTKSSAAEAARLSGTQLAEVLVVPQPLGAYVDANVRKSGGLMKQRVLVVDPGRYTVDWTLFVKGKLQPDGSGSDRRGAVSRIIEGVQQHLWQDARARIDEGRIREALDSGLTEIMVKGKQVECGDAIAGITSRVVDEALLEIRRTLRIESDVDTVLLTGGGSKYYRARLMEVFGEGLVQEVPEPVMANARGYWWYGAHAA
- the mobI gene encoding conjugative transfer protein MobI(A/C); this translates as MTQVDESIGAHLSLSVEAMQARAQRLCDEFNERRRVRRQDGLWSDLEVRVRIESGLAVEWYYRSWHAKERRASMGGRRYRRVHLTKRRVIFHAQDWERDEVKQVRDQLDVLKESVKALRRIERILSAQALTGDEADMLAGFRASARERINDKG